From Xyrauchen texanus isolate HMW12.3.18 chromosome 9, RBS_HiC_50CHRs, whole genome shotgun sequence, the proteins below share one genomic window:
- the LOC127649183 gene encoding volume-regulated anion channel subunit LRRC8D-like isoform X2 → MFSLTEVASLNDIQPTYRILKPWWDVFMDYIGIIMLMLAIFSGTMQLSKDQVACLPILEKSVQSRSASSDTTQNPLEEHTKPEPKGIKTNLDFQQYVFVNQMCYHEALPWYNKYFPYLALIHTIVLMVSSNFWFKYPKTSSKIEHFVSILGRCFESPWTTKALSETACEDSEENKQRFTGGAVFQKHVSSEDSNSQSTPLIETPTVQFPTEKLIAEAPSLTILDKKDGEQAKALFEKVRKFRTHVEDSDFIYKLYVAQTVIKAVKIILILSYTSAFASKIKFSHTCEPEILIPKIEELTGYNKFICTHNMAFMLTKLLFSFMAMICLYGLVCLYTLYWLFRRPLKEYSFEKVREESSFSDIPDVKNDFAFLLHMVDQYDQLYSKRFGVFLSEVSENKLREISLNHEWTFEKLRQHVTCNAQDKQELHLFMLSGLPNAVFDLTDLEILKLELIPEVRISAKVSQMTNLQEMHLYHCPAKVEQTAFTFLRDYLRCLHVKFTDVGEIPPWTYMLRSLRELNLVGNLNSEHNKMIGLESLRELRHLKTLYLKSNLNKIPTNLTELSPHLIKLVIHNDGTKLLVLNSLKKMTSLVDLELHNCELERIPHAIFSLTNLQELDLKTNQIRTIEEVISFQHLKRLTCLKLWHNKIIAIPPSIGLVKSLESLIICHNKLETLPPALFYLPKLRHLDLSQNSISSIPVEVGHLQNLQHFAITGNKVELLPNQLFKCTKLKVLCVGHNSITSIPETIGQLIQLSQLELKGNCLDCLPLQLGLCHLLRKNLLFVEDHLFDTLPLEVKESISRD, encoded by the exons aTGTTTAGTCTTACTGAAGTCGCCTCCCTTAATGACATCCAGCCAACCTACCGCATTCTGAAACCATGGTGGGACGTATTCATGGATTATATTGGTATAATAATGTTGATGTTAGCCATCTTTTCTGGGACTATGCAGTTAAGCAAAGACCAAGTGGCATGCCTTCCCATTCTCGAGAAAAGTGTACAATCAAGGAGCGCAAGTTCAGACACAACACAAAATCCACTT GAGGAACATACTAAACCTGAGCCCAAAGGAATTAAAACAAACCTCGATTTTCAGCAGTATGTTTTTGTCAACCAAATGTGCTACCATGAAGCATTACCATGGTATAACAAATACTTCCCTTACCTTGCACTTATACACACCATTGTGCTGATGGTAAGCAGCAATTTTTGGTTCAAGTACCCAAAGACCAGCTCAAAGATTGAACACTTTGTTTCCATTTTGGGTCGTTGCTTTGAATCACCATGGACAACAAAAGCATTGTCTGAAACAGCTTGTGAAGATTCAGAGGAAAACAAGCAGAGGTTCACCGGCGGTGCAGTTTTTCAGAAGCATGTATCATCAGAGGACAGCAACAGTCAGTCTACTCCTTTAATTGAAACTCCTACGGTGCAGTTTCCTACTGAAAAGCTCATCGCAGAAGCCCCCAGCTTGACAATCTTGGACAAAAAAGACGGAGAACAGGCCAAGGCTCTTTTTGAGAAAGTGCGAAAATTTCGAACTCATGTAGAAGATAGTGACTTCATCTACAAACTCTACGTGGCTCAGACAGTGATAAAAGCTGTGAAGATAATTTTGATCTTGAGCTATACATCAGCTTTTGCCTCCAAGATCAAGTTCAGTCATACATGTGAACCTGAAATCCTAATACCTAAAATCGAAGAATTGACTGGGTACAATAAATTCATTTGCACACACAATATGGCCTTCATGTTGACGAAACTCCTCTTCAGTTTCATGGCTATGATATGTCTCTATGGACTGGTGTGTTTGTATACGCTCTACTGGCTCTTCAGGAGACCTCTTAAAGAGTACTCTTTTGAGAAAGTCAGAGAGGAAAGTAGCTTTAGTGATATTCCAGATGTAAAGAATGATTTTGCATTTCTTCTGCATATGGTAGATCAATATGACCAGCTGTACTCCAAACGATTTGGTGTATTTCTCTCTGAGGTTAGTGAGAACAAACTACGAGAAATTAGCCTAAACCACGAGTGGACATTTGAAAAATTGCGTCagcatgtgacatgcaatgctcAAGACAAGCAAGAGCTTCACCTCTTCATGCTTTCAGGACTCCCTAATGCCGTATTTGATCTCACTGATTTGGAAATCCTAAAGTTAGAGCTGATACCTGAGGTGAGGATTTCAGCCAAAGTTTCTCAAATGACAAATCTACAGGAAATGCATCTGTATCACTGCCCTGCTAAAGTTGAACAAACAGCTTTTACTTTTCTCCGTGACTATCTGCGATGCCTTCATGTAAAGTTTACTGATGTTGGAGAGATTCCACCATGGACTTACATGTTGAGGAGCCTCAGGGAACTGAACTTGGTTGGAAACTTAAACTCTGAACACAACAAGATGATTGGTTTGGAATCACTAAGAGAACTAAGACACTTAAAAACTTTATACCTCAAAAGCAATCTCAACAAAATACCAACAAATCTCACAGAACTGTCACCACATCTCATCAAACTGGTGATACATAATGATGGAACCAAGTTATTGGTACTAAATAGTCTAAAGAAGATGACAAGTCTGGTTGATTTGGAGCTCCACAACTGTGAGTTGGAGAGGATTCCCCATGCCATTTTCAGCTTGACTAACTTGCAAGAActggatttaaaaacaaatcaaatccgGACCATTGAGGAGGTCATTAGCTTTCAGCACCTAAAGAGATTGACCTGCCTCAAATTGTGGCACAACAAGATCATTGCTATTCCACCATCTATAGGCCTAGTGAAGAGTCTAGAGTCATTGATTATCTGTCACAATAAACTGGAGACCCTTCCTCCGGCTCTCTTTTATCTTCCCAAACTGAGGCACCTGGACCTCAGCCAAAATTCCATCTCTAGTATACCAGTAGAGGTAGGACACCTGCAGAACCTTCAACATTTTGCTATCACAGGCAACAAGGTAGAATTACTTCCTAATCAACTGTTTAAATGTACCAAACTAAAAGTGTTATGTGTGGGTCATAACAGCATCACCTCCATCCCAGAAACAATTGGGCAGTTAATACAACTGTCACAGCTTGAACTGAAAGGAAACTGTTTAGACTGCCTTCCATTACAACTTGGCCTGTGTCACCTTCTTCGCAAAAACCTCCTCTTCGTGGAGGATCATCTATTTGACACACTGCCTCTTGAGGTAAAAGAAAGTATCAGTAGAGACTAA
- the LOC127649183 gene encoding volume-regulated anion channel subunit LRRC8D-like isoform X1, with product MFSLTEVASLNDIQPTYRILKPWWDVFMDYIGIIMLMLAIFSGTMQLSKDQVACLPILEKSVQSRSASSDTTQNPLVSYTSVMITLPSTTKDLPNSVTHEIHNTQSSLFKEEHTKPEPKGIKTNLDFQQYVFVNQMCYHEALPWYNKYFPYLALIHTIVLMVSSNFWFKYPKTSSKIEHFVSILGRCFESPWTTKALSETACEDSEENKQRFTGGAVFQKHVSSEDSNSQSTPLIETPTVQFPTEKLIAEAPSLTILDKKDGEQAKALFEKVRKFRTHVEDSDFIYKLYVAQTVIKAVKIILILSYTSAFASKIKFSHTCEPEILIPKIEELTGYNKFICTHNMAFMLTKLLFSFMAMICLYGLVCLYTLYWLFRRPLKEYSFEKVREESSFSDIPDVKNDFAFLLHMVDQYDQLYSKRFGVFLSEVSENKLREISLNHEWTFEKLRQHVTCNAQDKQELHLFMLSGLPNAVFDLTDLEILKLELIPEVRISAKVSQMTNLQEMHLYHCPAKVEQTAFTFLRDYLRCLHVKFTDVGEIPPWTYMLRSLRELNLVGNLNSEHNKMIGLESLRELRHLKTLYLKSNLNKIPTNLTELSPHLIKLVIHNDGTKLLVLNSLKKMTSLVDLELHNCELERIPHAIFSLTNLQELDLKTNQIRTIEEVISFQHLKRLTCLKLWHNKIIAIPPSIGLVKSLESLIICHNKLETLPPALFYLPKLRHLDLSQNSISSIPVEVGHLQNLQHFAITGNKVELLPNQLFKCTKLKVLCVGHNSITSIPETIGQLIQLSQLELKGNCLDCLPLQLGLCHLLRKNLLFVEDHLFDTLPLEVKESISRD from the coding sequence aTGTTTAGTCTTACTGAAGTCGCCTCCCTTAATGACATCCAGCCAACCTACCGCATTCTGAAACCATGGTGGGACGTATTCATGGATTATATTGGTATAATAATGTTGATGTTAGCCATCTTTTCTGGGACTATGCAGTTAAGCAAAGACCAAGTGGCATGCCTTCCCATTCTCGAGAAAAGTGTACAATCAAGGAGCGCAAGTTCAGACACAACACAAAATCCACTTGTAAGTTACACATCGGTTATGATCACATTACCCTCAACAACTAAAGATCTTCCTAACAGTGTTACACATGAAATTCACAACACTCAATCTTCTCTCTTTAAGGAGGAACATACTAAACCTGAGCCCAAAGGAATTAAAACAAACCTCGATTTTCAGCAGTATGTTTTTGTCAACCAAATGTGCTACCATGAAGCATTACCATGGTATAACAAATACTTCCCTTACCTTGCACTTATACACACCATTGTGCTGATGGTAAGCAGCAATTTTTGGTTCAAGTACCCAAAGACCAGCTCAAAGATTGAACACTTTGTTTCCATTTTGGGTCGTTGCTTTGAATCACCATGGACAACAAAAGCATTGTCTGAAACAGCTTGTGAAGATTCAGAGGAAAACAAGCAGAGGTTCACCGGCGGTGCAGTTTTTCAGAAGCATGTATCATCAGAGGACAGCAACAGTCAGTCTACTCCTTTAATTGAAACTCCTACGGTGCAGTTTCCTACTGAAAAGCTCATCGCAGAAGCCCCCAGCTTGACAATCTTGGACAAAAAAGACGGAGAACAGGCCAAGGCTCTTTTTGAGAAAGTGCGAAAATTTCGAACTCATGTAGAAGATAGTGACTTCATCTACAAACTCTACGTGGCTCAGACAGTGATAAAAGCTGTGAAGATAATTTTGATCTTGAGCTATACATCAGCTTTTGCCTCCAAGATCAAGTTCAGTCATACATGTGAACCTGAAATCCTAATACCTAAAATCGAAGAATTGACTGGGTACAATAAATTCATTTGCACACACAATATGGCCTTCATGTTGACGAAACTCCTCTTCAGTTTCATGGCTATGATATGTCTCTATGGACTGGTGTGTTTGTATACGCTCTACTGGCTCTTCAGGAGACCTCTTAAAGAGTACTCTTTTGAGAAAGTCAGAGAGGAAAGTAGCTTTAGTGATATTCCAGATGTAAAGAATGATTTTGCATTTCTTCTGCATATGGTAGATCAATATGACCAGCTGTACTCCAAACGATTTGGTGTATTTCTCTCTGAGGTTAGTGAGAACAAACTACGAGAAATTAGCCTAAACCACGAGTGGACATTTGAAAAATTGCGTCagcatgtgacatgcaatgctcAAGACAAGCAAGAGCTTCACCTCTTCATGCTTTCAGGACTCCCTAATGCCGTATTTGATCTCACTGATTTGGAAATCCTAAAGTTAGAGCTGATACCTGAGGTGAGGATTTCAGCCAAAGTTTCTCAAATGACAAATCTACAGGAAATGCATCTGTATCACTGCCCTGCTAAAGTTGAACAAACAGCTTTTACTTTTCTCCGTGACTATCTGCGATGCCTTCATGTAAAGTTTACTGATGTTGGAGAGATTCCACCATGGACTTACATGTTGAGGAGCCTCAGGGAACTGAACTTGGTTGGAAACTTAAACTCTGAACACAACAAGATGATTGGTTTGGAATCACTAAGAGAACTAAGACACTTAAAAACTTTATACCTCAAAAGCAATCTCAACAAAATACCAACAAATCTCACAGAACTGTCACCACATCTCATCAAACTGGTGATACATAATGATGGAACCAAGTTATTGGTACTAAATAGTCTAAAGAAGATGACAAGTCTGGTTGATTTGGAGCTCCACAACTGTGAGTTGGAGAGGATTCCCCATGCCATTTTCAGCTTGACTAACTTGCAAGAActggatttaaaaacaaatcaaatccgGACCATTGAGGAGGTCATTAGCTTTCAGCACCTAAAGAGATTGACCTGCCTCAAATTGTGGCACAACAAGATCATTGCTATTCCACCATCTATAGGCCTAGTGAAGAGTCTAGAGTCATTGATTATCTGTCACAATAAACTGGAGACCCTTCCTCCGGCTCTCTTTTATCTTCCCAAACTGAGGCACCTGGACCTCAGCCAAAATTCCATCTCTAGTATACCAGTAGAGGTAGGACACCTGCAGAACCTTCAACATTTTGCTATCACAGGCAACAAGGTAGAATTACTTCCTAATCAACTGTTTAAATGTACCAAACTAAAAGTGTTATGTGTGGGTCATAACAGCATCACCTCCATCCCAGAAACAATTGGGCAGTTAATACAACTGTCACAGCTTGAACTGAAAGGAAACTGTTTAGACTGCCTTCCATTACAACTTGGCCTGTGTCACCTTCTTCGCAAAAACCTCCTCTTCGTGGAGGATCATCTATTTGACACACTGCCTCTTGAGGTAAAAGAAAGTATCAGTAGAGACTAA